Proteins encoded in a region of the Populus nigra chromosome 3, ddPopNigr1.1, whole genome shotgun sequence genome:
- the LOC133689257 gene encoding trans-cinnamate:CoA ligase, peroxisomal-like, translated as MDQLPKCDANYVPLTPINFLSRAAKVYGNRLSVVYEGIHFTWQQTYDRCLRLADSLRYFNISKNDVVSVLAPNIPALYEMHFAVPMAGGVINAINTRLNPNHVATILRHSEAKVFFVDYQFVQLARQALQILMASESNSSKLVLPSVVLIDDIESPTGAIFGEWEYEQLVRKGNPGYIPYEVQDEWDPIALNYTSGTTSEPKGVVYSHRGVFLASLGEIIAWEMASEPVYMWSLPMFHANGWTLAWGIAARGGTNVCLRNTTAKDMYRNIAQHRVTHMCCAPIVFNILLEAKPEERREITSPVQILAGGAPPPASLLEKMKPLGFHVTHTYGLTEVGPALLCEWQAKWNNLPSQDQSKIMARQGINTVALAHMDVKDLNTMIGVPWDGKTMGEIVLKGSTVMKGYFKDPKATAKAFKNGWFATGDIGVIHPDGYLEIKDRSKDVIISGGENISSVELESVLYSHPRVLEAAVVAMPHPVWGESPCAFLAIRKNSDGKSNDLKEADIIAYCKEKLPSYMIPKKVEFIPELPKNSTGKIQKFKLRDLARNFVVSETFPSKKSAQVNPNTELQGRQAQPARVASSRL; from the exons ATGGATCAGCTTCCAAAGTGTGATGCAAATTATGTTCCTCTCACTCCCATAAATTTCTTGAGTAGAGCTGCCAAAGTTTATGGCAATCGCCTCTCAGTTGTGTACGAAGGAATCCATTTCACATGGCAGCAAACATACGACCGTTGCCTTCGCCTTGCCGATTCTCTCCGTTactttaatatttctaaaaacgATGTT GTTTCGGTGTTGGCTCCCAACATTCCAGCTCTGTATGAGATGCACTTCGCAGTGCCCATGGCAGGGGGAGTCATCAACGCCATCAACACCAGGCTAAATCCAAACCACGTAGCCACCATTCTACGCCACTCAGAAGCAAAGGTCTTCTTTGTCGACTACCAATTTGTGCAGCTGGCACGTCAGGCCCTCCAAATTCTGATGGCAAGTGAATCTAACTCATCCAAATTAGTTCTCCCTTCAGTGGTTCTCATTGATGACATCGAGTCACCGACTGGTGCTATTTTCGGTGAATGGGAGTATGAACAACTTGTCCGCAAGGGCAATCCAGGGTACATCCCTTATGAGGTCCAAGATGAATGGGATCCCATAGCCTTGAATTACACTTCTGGAACAACATCAGAGCCAAAGGGGGTTGTCTATAGCCACAGAGGTGTCTTCCTTGCCTCCCTTGGCGAAATTATTGCCTGGGAAATGGCAAGTGAACCTGTGTATATGTGGTCTCTTCCTATGTTCCACGCTAATGGCTGGACCTTAGCTTGGGGCATTGCGGCACGGGGTGGAACAAACGTTTGCTTACGCAACACCACTGCTAAAGACATGTATAGGAACATCGCTCAGCACAGGGTAACTCACATGTGTTGTGCACCGATTGTTTTCAACATCCTCCTTGAGGCCAAACCAGAGGAGCGTAGGGAAATCACTTCTCCTGTCCAAATACTTGCCGGTGGGGCACCACCACCGGCCTCACTACTTGAAAAGATGAAGCCATTAGGATTCCATGTCACTCATACGTATGGCCTCACGGAGGTTGGACCAGCCCTTTTGTGTGAGTGGCAAGCCAAGTGGAACAATCTTCCAAGCCAAGATCAGTCAAAAATCATGGCTAGACAAGGGATTAACACAGTAGCTCTGGCTCATATGGATGTCAAAGATTTGAATACAATGATTGGCGTGCCTTGGGATGGTAAAACAATGGGGGAGATTGTTCTGAAGGGAAGCACTGTCATGAAAGGGTATTTCAAGGACCCAAAGGCCACCGCGAAAGCATTCAAGAATGGATGGTTTGCTACAGGCGATATTGGGGTCATACATCCGGACGGATACTTGGAAATCAAGGACAGATCAAAAGATGTGATTATATCTGGCGGTGAAAACATCAGCAGTGTAGAATTAGAGTCAGTTCTTTACAGCCATCCAAGAGTCCTAGAGGCAGCTGTGGTGGCCATGCCACACCCAGTTTGGGGAGAAAGTCCTTGTGCTTTTCTTGCCATTAGAAAGAACTCAGATGGAAAATCTAATGATCTCAAAGAAGCTGATATTATTGCTTATTGCAAGGAAAAGCTTCCCAGTTATATGATTCCAAAGAAAGTGGAGTTCATCCCTGAGTTACCCAAGAATTCAACAGGAAAAATTCAGAAATTCAAGTTAAGGGATTTGGCACGGAATTTTGTGGTCTCAGAGACCTTCCCTAGCAAGAAGAGTGCCCAAGTCAATCCCAATACAGAACTCCAAGGACGTCAGGCTCAGCCAGCTCGTGTTGCTTCGTCTCGTCTTTGA